ACCTCGATCAGCTCGATATCGTCTCGCCGTTTGACGGAGGTATCGATAATGGACGAATTGACCACCAACGCGCCGCCGGGACGGATACGCCCTAAAAACGCTTCATAGGAAGGCTGATTGAGCACAATGCCAGCATCGGCTTGCTCAATCACTGGAGAATGAATCTCAGCCGAAGAAACAATGACCGAGCAATTAGCCGTACCGCCGCGCATTTCCGGGCCATACGAAGGGATCCAGCAGATCTCCTGCTCATCCAGCATGCCTGCATAAGCCAGAATCTTGCCGATAAACATAACGCCCTGGCCGCCAAAACCGGCCAGCAAAATTTTGTCCATCATAATTCCGCTACCCCCTTGGCCATTTTCAGCTCGCCCATTTCATACACTGGCAACATGTTCTGCCGCAGCCACTCGAGACTGTCTTTAGGCGACAAGCCCCAGTTGGTCGGACAAGTAGACAGAATGCTGACAAACGCGAATCCCAGACCAGCCTGCTGCACCTTGAAAGCCCGACGAATCGCCTCTTTCGCTTTACGAATATTTTGCGGCGAGTCCACTGACACCGCTGCTACATAGGCAGCGCCCGAAAGGGCCGCCATTACTTTCGGCAGATCGATCGGCTCGCCCACAACGGACGCATCCCGCCCCTTGGGACTCGTAGTCGTAATTTGCCCATCTAATGTTGTCGGCGCCATCTGGCCGCCGGTCATACCAAAAACGGCATTGTTCACCATAATCGAGGTGATCTTTTCTCCCCGCGCCGCGACATGAATGGCGTGACTCGTACCAATAGCCGCAATATCCCCGTCCCCTTGGTACGTAAAGACCATCTGCTCCGGCTTGGAACGCTTGATCCCGGTAGCCACCGCCTGCGCCCGCCCATGCGCGGCGCCAACGAAATCGCAGCTGAAAAAGTCCAGGGAAAAGCCCGCACAACCCACTGGCGCGACGCCAATGGTATCGCCGACAATATCCAGTTCCTCCAGCACTTCGCCAATGAGACGATGAATAATGCCGTGCGTACAGCCGGGGCAATAATGAAAGGGCAGCTCCGTCAAGCCCTGGGGTCTGCCAAATACTCTCTCCATATCTTTAGGCCTCCTTCCGACATTCCGGTGCAAAGGTGCGCATAAAATGCTGCAGCACTTCGTTTTCCGAAGGCAGCATGCCGCCTTGGCGGTTGTACAACTCTACAGGCATAGCGCAGGAAACCGCCAGCTTCACATCTTCGATCATTTGTCCGGCATTGAGTTCCAGCGTCATAATTCCTTTAATCTTACCAGCCAAGCCGTCAAAGGCTTGCTGCGGAAACGGCCAAAGCGTAATCGGCCGAATAAGGCCCAACTTCACGCCCTGCTGACGCGCCGCCAACACGACGCTTTTGGCAATACGTCCGCAAGTGCCGTACCCCACAAGCAGATACTCCGCATCTTCCGTGCAAAAGGCTTCCCAGCGTTGCTCTTTTGCGGCAATAGCGGCAAACTTTTCCTGCCAGCGCAAGCAGTTCGCCTCTCCCGCTTCGTTCGTCAAGCTGTAGCTAACAAGCTTGCGTTTTTCCCGGCCCCGGCAGCCGCCAACCGCCCAATCCTTAGGAGGCAGCTCTTTGGGCTGATACGGATGGCAAGCCACAGGCTCCATCATCTGCCCTAAGAAACCGTCTCCCATGACCAAAACCGGCGTGCGGTACGTATCAGCCAAATCGAAGGCCTCCATCGTCAAATCATACATTTCCTGCCCTTTGGACGGCGCCAGCACAATCAAGCGATAGTCGCCATGGCCGCCTCCTTTAGTGCACTGAAAATAGTCGGCTTGGGAAGGCCCTAAGCCGCCCAGACCAGGCCCGGCGCGGTTAATATTAACCACAACCACCGGCAGCTCCGTCGCCGCCAGATAGGAAAGCCCTTCTTGCTTCAAGCTAAAACCAGGACTGGAGGATGCAGTCATAACCCGCGTTCCTGTAGCAGCAGCGCCATAACACATATTGATAGACGCTACCTCGTCTTCGCCCTGCAGCACCAGGCCGCCCGCTTCCGGCAGATGCTTCGACAAATATTCCACAATTTCCGTGGAAGGCGTAATAGGGTAGCCAAAAAACAGCTTGCAACCCGAACGAATGGCTGCTTCTGCTATGGCTTCATTGCCTTTGATGAGTCTTTTCTCCATGCTTGCCGCCTCCTAACGATAAATCTCAATTGCAATATCCGGACACATCGTAGCACATAAGCCGCAGCCGACACAGGCTTCCGGCTTTACTGGCGTCACAGGAAAATACCCTTTAGCGTTGGTTTTTTCCCCCTGAGCCAAAACCTGTTTGGGACAGGCTTCAATACACAAACCGCAGCTTTTACAGTATTCCGGCAGTACCACAATTTTCGTCATCCTCAATTCCCCTTTCTCGCAGCCAAACAGGCCAAACAAATGGAATGCAGCTTGCCTTCCGGCGTCTCCGCCCGGGACGTCAGCACAATAGGATGGGTGGCGCCCAGCACCAAGCCCGCCATATGCGCGCCTGCATAATACAAAAGCGATTTTCCCAGCACATTGCCGGTTTCAATATTAGGCATCAAGAACAAATCCACTTGACCGGAAATACGGCTGGCAATGCCCTTATGCCGAGCCGCCTCCGGATTGAGCGCCACATCCAGGGCGATGGGACCTTCGATGACGCACGGCGAAAATTCTCCCGCCGCAGCCGCTGCCACCAAGGCTTGCGCATCTACAGTAGCCTGCATCTTCGGATGCACCTGCTCATTAGCAGTCAGAACCGCTACCTTGGGTTCCGCTAAGCCCAGCGCGCGCAGCGCCGCCAAGGCGTTTTTCAAAATCCCTTTTTTCGTCGCCAAATCCGGCGCGATGTTCATGCCGCCATCGGTATGGTACAAAAGACGTTTTTCTCCAGGCACCTCAAAAACCGCTAAGTGACTGAGCAAGCTGCCGCTGCGCAGCCCCTGCTCCGGATGCAGCACCGCTTTGAGAAAATCACTAGTGTTGAGCATGCCCTTCATCACAACCTGCGCCTGACCTTGCCGTACCAAGGACACCGCTTTTAACGCCGCCTGCGCCGGGTCCTTCTCGTCGACAATCCTTGTATCCGCAGCCAAGCCCACTTCCTGCAACATAGGCTTAATTTCCGCAGCATCTCCTACTAAGACAGCCTCAGCAATGCCTGCATCCTGAGCCAGCTTCAACGCCAACAGCACGTCTTTATCCTGCGCCACCGCCACAGCTATCGTCTGCGCCCCTGATTTTTTAGCTTCCGCTAAGGCATGAGCAAAGTTTTCAAGCATAGTTTTTCCTCCTTAGCATCCAACCTTATTCGTAACGCCGCGCCTCTTCCTTCCCGCGCAGTACCCGCAAAGCTCCCAACGCCAGCGACTCCAGTTCTTCCTCGCCAGGAACTACATACACCGGTGCAATAAATTCCACCCGCCGGCGGATGTCCGCCACAATCGCTTCCGCATAAGCAATACCGCCGGTAAGGGCAATAGCGTCCACCTGTCCCTCCAGCACGGCAGCCATAGCGCCAATATCCTTCGCTACCTGATAGGGCATCGCTTCTAGAACCAACTTGGCTTGCGCATCGCCGGCCTCCGCCATCTTCTGCGCCTCTCGCACATCCTTGGTCCCCAGATAAGAATACATGCCGCCTTGGCTGGTCACCTTGGCCCGCATTTCCGCCTCGCTATAGAGCCCGCTATAGCATAGACGCACCAATTGATTGCCCGGCAGCGTACCGCAGCGATCCGGTGAAAAAGGACCTTCATCCATTGCATTGTTCACATCAACAGTCCGTCCATAGCGCTGGGCTGATACGGAAACCCCCGTACCCAAGTGCGCCACAATTAACCGAACTTCCCCATATTCCTTCCCTAAAAGAGAAGCCACTTTTCTCCCTACAGCCTTGCTGTTCAAAGTATGAGACAGGCTCACCCGCGGCAGCTCCGCCAACCCGGAAATACGCGCCACTGGCTCCAGCTCGTCCACAGATACAGGATCAACAATATACGCCGGTATGCCTAGTTTCTCCGCTAAATCCTGCGCCATAGCCGCCCCAAGATTGGAAGCGTGCTCGCCTCGCTGCGCCTGCTGCAAATCAGCAAGCATCGCTTCGTTGACGGCATAGGTTCCGCCCAAAAGAGGCTTAAGCAGCCCGCCGCGAGCCACCACCGCCTGCAGCTGCTCTAAAGAAAAGCCGTTTTGTTCTAACATGTCGACGATCAGCTTCAACCTATACCCATGCTGAGAAAACACCGTCGCAAAATGCGCCAGATCTTCCTCCTTGTGCTCTACGGTCTCTTTGAAGCAAAGCGTCTCGCCTTGAAACAAGGCAATTTTAGTAGATGTCGCTCCTGGATTGATTGCTAAAATATGCTCCATATGTCCTCCTTGTTCCATCCACTGGAACGTTGTTCCTTTTTTCTTGTAAAAAGAAAGCGCTTTTAGAATGCAATCTAAGAACGCTTTTTTTATTGTCAGAATTAACTTGTCTATATTGTAGCAGAGCGGTCAAAGAATCTCAATCCCCAAAATACGTTTTGTGGAAGAGGTAAACAAAGCAGCAACTTCTAGTATTATCGCATGGCTTGAGAGATGGCGGCGGCAGCCCGGCGGACGCCGGCGATAATCTGCGCTTTCTGCTCGCCCTGAATGCGCGACGACGGTCCTGAAAGGCTAATGGCCGCAACAATTTCACCGGAAGCACCCAAGATAGGAGCGGCAATACAAGTAAGTCCCCATTCCAGCTCGTCCTTATCGGTACCATAACCGTCGCGGCGTATCTCCGCCAATTCTTGCTGCAGCACATCCCAAGACGTAATGGTCTTTTCGGTAAAAGCCGGTAAAGGATGCTCTAAAAAACGATTCAAAAACGCTTCCCCAGCATAGGCCAAGAGGCATTTCCCTAAAGCCGAGCAATGCGCTGGCGTTGTTGAGCCAACAGGCGGCGTCAAGCTGAGAATTTTTTGGCTTTCAATTTTATCAATAACAATCTGCCGAGGATACTCTTCGCTGCTGCGATCCAGCACCGCTAAATGCACCCCTTCGCTAAAGGAGTCTGCAAGTTCTTGCGCATAAGGTCTGGCAATACGGTTGATAGGCAGCTTTTCTCGCATGGTCATGGCAATGGAATACAGCTTCAACCCCAGCCAATACCGTCCGGTTTGCATATTCTGCTGCACAAAGCCTTTTTGCTCCAGCGTCGCCAACGTGCGGTGCACGGTGCTTTTATGCAGACCCATCGCTGCGGCGATTTGCGTTACGCCCATCTCTTGGCCGTAATTTTGCAGTACAAGCAGCACTTCCAGCGCCCGATCCACTGAGGAAATCCCCTCTTTTTCACCAGCCATGACGCACCTCCTCGCTGACAAACCTACAGGATCTTGTCCAAAAACTCCCGCGTCCGCTGCTGCTGGGGCGCGCGAAAAATCTGCTCCGGCAAGCCTTCTTCCACGATTTCCCCTTGATCCATAAAAATAACCCGATTGGCTACTTCTCGCGCAAAACCCATTTCGTGAGTAACCACCACCATGGTCATACGTTCTTCCGCCAGCTGCCGCATGGCTTTCAGCACTTCTCCGGTCAGTTCCGGATCGAGCGCCGAAGTCGGCTCGTCAAAAAGCATAATATCCGGCTGCATCGCCAAGGCCCGGGCAATGGCTACACGCTGCTTTTGCCCGCCGGACAAACTGGAAGGATAGCTGTCTTTTTTCACCAGTAAGCCTACTTTATTCAAGAGCTCTTCCGCCAACGGCAAAATCTCGTCTTTCTTCATGCTCTTTACCGTCATCGGCGCTTCGAGCAGGTTCTGCAGCACCGTCAAATGAGGAAATAAATTAAAGTGCTGGAACACCATGCCCATTTTACTGCATATCTGTCTGGCCCGGCCTTCATCCGCGTATTGGCAAGCGCCGCCAGGTCCCGGACCGGCCAACTGCTCTCCTTCAATTTCAAGCAAACCGCTGTCGATCTGCTCCAAGCGGTTCAAGCAACGCAAAAACGTACTTTTCCCCGAACCGGACGGTCCGATGATGGCGACAACCTCGCCTTTTTCTACCTCCAGCGAAATGCCCTTGAGCACTTCTACGCCGGAAAACTGCTTATGTATATCAATGGCTCGAATCATCTTCATTATTGTCACCGCCTATTCTTCGTAGGTATTATAGCGTTTTTCCAGCCATTGGAAGCCCCAAGTGAGCACCAAGGTCATGACCAGATAAAACACAGCCGCCACCAAAAACGGCGTCGTGCTGAAATCTCGCTGCACCAAGGCCCGCGCCGTACGCAGCAAATCATCCATAGCCAATACGTAAATCAAAGAAGTATCCTTAACCAACGTGATGGTCTCATTACTAATCGGCGGCAGCACGCGGCGTATAACCTGCGGCAAAACAATACGGCGCATGGTCTGCACATAGTTCATGCCCAGCACCTTGGCGCCTTCGTATTGACCCTTTTCAATGGACTGAATGCCCGCCCGGAATATTTCCGCAAAGTATGCTGCGTAATTCAGCACAAAAGCCAACATGGCAGCCGAAAAATCAGACAGCTTCACGCCCACATAGGGTATCAGCGGCAATGCAAAATAGACAAACAAGAGCTGCAGCATCAAGGGCGTGCCGCGAAAAAGCCAGATATACATGCCGATAAAGCGTTGCAGCCAGCCATAGCGGGAAATGCGTCCCAAAGCCAGCCCCAATCCTAAGGGCAGCGAAAGCACAATCGTGACAAAAAACATTTTCAGCGTAACAACCGTGCCTTCCAGCATCGGTCCAACGATATTCAAAATATATTCCATTCTACCGTCTCCCATTGATTGTTTTCTTCCAGCACCGCACTAAAGAACCGATGCCTTTCTCATTGTACATGAAGAACGTCTTTCATGCCAGTCTTTCCTGCTTTTACCGCTTGTTTCCTAATTGCTTCCGCAACCAAAATCGTTTACACTAAGAAGGTACATGCTTTATAAAAAGCATAAGTCGCTTTTAACTTTTTCAAGACGCACGTAGATTTTGTTTCAAATATAATACGATAAACGCAACATAAAATAATGGAGGGACTTACATGGATGCCATTACCAAAGTAGAAATCATTACCCGCCCTCATAAGCTGGATGAATTAAAAGAAGCTCTTAACGCCATCGGCGTTACCGGCATGACCGTCAGCCAAGTTTTCGGCTATGGCTCCACCAAAGGCCATACCGAAGTATACCGCGGCCATGAGTACGCCATTAATTTGCTGCCTAAAATCAAAGTGGAAACCGTCGTTTGCGAAGTCCCTGTCGAACGCGTAGTCGAAACCGCGAAGCGCGTCCTCCGCACCGGCGAAATTGGCGACGGCAAAATTTTCATTCACCCCTTAGTCAACGCAGTCCGCATCCGCACGGGCGAAGAAGGACCGGACGCCATCAAAGAACCTACGCGTTCTTGATTTTTTTTACAAACCATCTAGGCAAAGCTATTTTTTCATGATATAGTTGTCACATGCCGACATAGTGGCGACGTAGCCAGTAATAAACACGAAGAATTTTCCTTACGGAAGCTTCGTGTTTGTTACTGGTTTTTTTGTTTTTATTGTATACATTAATCAAGGAGGACAAAACATGGAAATCTCAGTACATTCTCTGGCAGTAGGTTTAGACACTGTATGGGTGCTTCTTTGCGCCGCCCTTGTTTTCTTAATGGAAGCAGGCTTCGCCATGCTGGAAGCCGGTTTTATTCAAAGCCGCAATTCCCTTAATATTATTATGAAGGTGCTTGTAGACTGCGCTGCCGGCATGCTTGGATATTTTGCCGCCGGTTTCGCCCTCATGTACGGCGCCGATGCCGCCGGCCTCATTGGCACGAATGGCTTCTGGGTCAGCGGTGACCTCTCCCATTTGAATCTGAAGATTCCCATCTACGCTTTCTGGCTCTTTCAGGCTGCTTTCGCCATCGCCATGGCTACCATTGTTTCCGGCGCCGTGGCGGAACGCATGAAATTCGCCCCATATATTATCTTTTCCTTTGTAGCTACTGTTGTCATCTACCCCCTGGCTGGCCACTGGGTCTGGAGCAGCGAAGGCTGGCTGAACCAGCTGGGCATGCTGGATTTTGCCGGTTCCGCCGCCATTCACGCCTTGGGCGGCTGGTCCGCTCTGGCTGCCGTTTGGGTACTTGGCCCCCGTACTGGTCGTTTCAACAAAGACGGCAGCGCCAACGTCATGCCCGGTCACAACCTGCCGTTGGCAGCCCTGGGCGCCTTCATCCTCTGGTTTGGCTGGTTCGGCTTCAACCCCGGCAGCACCCTGTCTGGTCTTGATACCAACATTGCCCGCATCGCCGTCAACACCAACTTAGCAGCCGCAGCCGGCGGCATGGCCGCTACGCTTTTAACACTTTTCCGTTACGGCAAAGCCGACCCCAGTATGGCTATCAACGGCGCACTGGGCGGTCTTGTCGCCATCACCGCCGGTTGCGCGTACGTAGAGCCCATCAGTTCCATCGTGATTGGCGCCATTGCCGGCGTGCTCATCATTGCCGCCGTTCCCTTCTTTGACTCCTTGCGGGCGGACGACCCGGTCGGCGCCATCGCCGTACACGGCGTCTGCGGCACCTTCGGCACCGTTGCTGTCGGCGTTTTTGCCGAAAAGGGCGGCCTCCTTTATGGCGGCGGCACAGATCTGCTTTTCATCCAGCTTCTAGGCGTATTGGCCGTTTCCCTCTGGGGCTTCGGCGCCACCTATGCTGCTTTCAGCGCCCTCAAAGCCATCTGCGGCATCCGCGTTTCCGTCGAGGATGAACACGAAGGCCTGGATCTCAGCGAGCATGGCATCACCGCCTACAGCGAACTGGAATATGGCGCCTTAAAGCCTTTGCACCACCCCATCCTGCGCACGACTCCTCGCGCCGCCAAAGAAGAAGAAATCCGTTCGGTCTAGGGTACGAAACTCAGAGTAACTGAGGAACAGAGGAGAACAGAGAAGATTAGAAAGCACAAACCAGCTTGCGCCCTGCGCAAGCTGGTTCGTTTTTTATTCAAACCCATCCCCATATTTTCTCTAAATCCCTCTGCTTACTCTGTTCCTCTGTGTTCCGTTCTCCGTACCCTCCAGCGACTCTTGTTCAATCCCCGTTCGCTGCGTCTCACCGCCCTCCATCTCTTTGCGGCATACCGCTCATTCCCAAGAAGAATTTTCTTTCCTCCAGCAAGTGCAGTACAATGCAAGTGGGAAGAAAAATCCTACCTTTCGAAAGGCGTGAACCCATTGGACATTTTGCATTTGACCTATTTTGTAGAAGTGGCGCGACAAGAAAGCTTTACCAAAGCTTCAGAAACCCTCTTCGTTTCCCAGTCCAGTATCAGCAAGCTCATTAAAAACCTGGAAAGCGAATTGGGCCTGCCTCTGTTCGACCGCACGCCGCGCGGCGTCTGTTTGACAGAAGGCGGCGTCCGCCTCTTTGAAAAGGCCAAAGTCATTTTGGATACGTTTCACGGCATCCATGACGACCTGTCCGTCTTTACCAGCACGCCGCGGGGCCGTTTGCGCATCGGCATTCCGCCGCTGGTACAAACACTGGACAACCTGCCCCGCATTGTCGCGGAATTTAAAATGCTGCACCCGCTAATTCAGCTAAGCCTGATCGAAGTCGGCTCCCGCATGGTGGAGCGTAAGATTGATAACGGCGAATTGGACGTAGGCATCGTCGTTCTGCCGACCAAGGCGGAAGCGGAACTGGAGCTAGTCTCCTTTTTGCAAGAACCGCTGCAGCTTATCGTGCACAAAGAGCATCCCTTAGCCCAACGGCCAGCCGCCGACATTAGCGGCCTGCGCGAAGAATCTTTCGTTCTTTATCGGGATGACTTCGCTTTGCGCGATCACATCATGGATACCTGCCGCACTCACGGCTTTACGCCCAAAATCGTCTGCGAAACCGCCCAGTGGGACTTCATGGTCGATATCGTCGCTTCCAAACTAGGAATTGCCTTTTTGCCGCGCAGCGTTTGCCTAAAAATCCATAACGACAACATTCAAATACTGCCCTTGATCAGTGAAATCAAGCCCTGGCACTTGGCTTTCGCCTGGAAAAACACCAACTTGCATCAGGCTACACGGGCCTGGCTTGAATATGCTTTTCAAATTTTCGGCATCCAGCACCAGGTTTTCAATCTGGCGGAACATCATGATAATTCATAAGGAGGGACTTGCTATGACTCAACGTGCAGGAACCATTTCTTCGAAACCTATGTCTCTTACCAGTATGCCCGACAGTAACGTTACCGCTTTAAGCATGGGAGTATTCAGCATTGCATTATTCCTTGCGCTCGCTGTCGTTTCCACCTTGTTATACCAAGCATTCTAAAAAACACTGAGTAAGATCAAAGCAGCTTTGCCTACTAATCGAAAGCTGTCGGCCGAACGCTTCCACTGAAAGCCGACAGCGCCCAACAAGCCAAAAGACACCTGTGAGCAGCTCACAGGTGTCTTTTGGCTATAGCTCCGCATCTATTGCCAGTGACCCTCTACCGTACCCTCCGGCCACTCCGGTTCTCTTGTTCAATCCCGACCTGCTGGTTCGTATTCTCTGGCTTTATTTCTTCACCGGCTTCACTGGCTTCACTGGCTTGCTCCGCTTCACAGGCTCTTGCTTCCGCGCCTGTCGTTTCAAAAAGCGCCCCTTATTAAGAAAGTACTCTTGCATATCCGCTTGCAAGCTGCGTCGGCACCGTTCCAGCCTGGTCACTTCCCCGGGCGTCACTAAGGAAATTACCATGCCCTCCTGTCCGGCCCTGCCAGTACGCCCGGCTCGGTGCAGATACGTCTGCGGCTCGTCGGGAAAATCCAAATTAATCACATGGGTAACCCCCGGAATATCCAGGCCTCTAGCTGCTAAGTCCGTCGCTACCAACAAGGATATCTTTCCCTTACTGATTGCCTCTAAGGCTTCCTTACGCTCCTGCTTGCCTGCATCCTTACGAAGACCCGCCACCTTTACGCCGTGATGCTGCAGTTTCTCCAGCACCATTTCCAACCGGCCCTGCTGCTCCACAAAAAGCAGCGCCCGCTTGACGTCCAGCGCATGCAACACCTTGCGCAGTTCGTCCAATTTTTCCCGATGCTCCACTTTCACATAGCAATGAACCAACTGCTCCGGCAGCTTCACTTCCGCCGCCGCTTCAATCAAATTGACCGTCTTTTCCAAGCGTTCAATCACTTTTTGCGCCCGCGCCGGCAGCGTAGCCGACACCATCAGCAATTGCCTCTGCGCCGGAACCTCTTTGATCACAAGTTCCACGGTCGGCGAATTTTGTTCATCCAACAGTCGATCGACTTCATCAAGCACAAGCGTACGCACGCTTGTCAAAGACAGCTTGCGTTTACGCAGCAGTTCAAGCACGCGCCCCGCCGAGCCAACCACAATTTGCGGTTTTTTCTTGAGCGCGTCAATCTGCCGTGTCAACGCCGCGCCACCAATTAGAGAGGCCGCCGTCACATCCAAAGCCGCTTCCTTCGCCAATGCGCCCAGTACACGGTAAATTTGCATAGCCAGCTCGTAAGTTGGCGCCAAAATCACCGCCTGAATCTCCTTTTTTCCTGGATCAATACGCTGCAAAAGAGGCAGCAAATACGCCAGGGTTTTCCCTGTTCCTGTAGCGGAACGCGCCGCCACATTTTCTCCCGCCAACACCCGGGGGATCATCTCTTCTTGTATCTGCGTCGGAATCTGCAGCTGCTGCGCGGCTAACGCCTTGACCAAAACTGGCTGCAC
The nucleotide sequence above comes from uncultured Anaeromusa sp.. Encoded proteins:
- a CDS encoding 2-oxoacid:acceptor oxidoreductase family protein, whose product is MMDKILLAGFGGQGVMFIGKILAYAGMLDEQEICWIPSYGPEMRGGTANCSVIVSSAEIHSPVIEQADAGIVLNQPSYEAFLGRIRPGGALVVNSSIIDTSVKRRDDIELIEVPATDLAHDLGRPALANMVCLGALLPHLQLVDEASVSKAVQAVVGKKKPEMFDLNMKAVQQGLAGRS
- a CDS encoding thiamine pyrophosphate-dependent enzyme, whose translation is MERVFGRPQGLTELPFHYCPGCTHGIIHRLIGEVLEELDIVGDTIGVAPVGCAGFSLDFFSCDFVGAAHGRAQAVATGIKRSKPEQMVFTYQGDGDIAAIGTSHAIHVAARGEKITSIMVNNAVFGMTGGQMAPTTLDGQITTTSPKGRDASVVGEPIDLPKVMAALSGAAYVAAVSVDSPQNIRKAKEAIRRAFKVQQAGLGFAFVSILSTCPTNWGLSPKDSLEWLRQNMLPVYEMGELKMAKGVAEL
- the vorB gene encoding 3-methyl-2-oxobutanoate dehydrogenase subunit VorB; the protein is MEKRLIKGNEAIAEAAIRSGCKLFFGYPITPSTEIVEYLSKHLPEAGGLVLQGEDEVASINMCYGAAATGTRVMTASSSPGFSLKQEGLSYLAATELPVVVVNINRAGPGLGGLGPSQADYFQCTKGGGHGDYRLIVLAPSKGQEMYDLTMEAFDLADTYRTPVLVMGDGFLGQMMEPVACHPYQPKELPPKDWAVGGCRGREKRKLVSYSLTNEAGEANCLRWQEKFAAIAAKEQRWEAFCTEDAEYLLVGYGTCGRIAKSVVLAARQQGVKLGLIRPITLWPFPQQAFDGLAGKIKGIMTLELNAGQMIEDVKLAVSCAMPVELYNRQGGMLPSENEVLQHFMRTFAPECRKEA
- a CDS encoding ferredoxin family protein; amino-acid sequence: MTKIVVLPEYCKSCGLCIEACPKQVLAQGEKTNAKGYFPVTPVKPEACVGCGLCATMCPDIAIEIYR
- a CDS encoding phosphate acyltransferase, whose product is MLENFAHALAEAKKSGAQTIAVAVAQDKDVLLALKLAQDAGIAEAVLVGDAAEIKPMLQEVGLAADTRIVDEKDPAQAALKAVSLVRQGQAQVVMKGMLNTSDFLKAVLHPEQGLRSGSLLSHLAVFEVPGEKRLLYHTDGGMNIAPDLATKKGILKNALAALRALGLAEPKVAVLTANEQVHPKMQATVDAQALVAAAAAGEFSPCVIEGPIALDVALNPEAARHKGIASRISGQVDLFLMPNIETGNVLGKSLLYYAGAHMAGLVLGATHPIVLTSRAETPEGKLHSICLACLAARKGN
- the buk gene encoding butyrate kinase encodes the protein MEHILAINPGATSTKIALFQGETLCFKETVEHKEEDLAHFATVFSQHGYRLKLIVDMLEQNGFSLEQLQAVVARGGLLKPLLGGTYAVNEAMLADLQQAQRGEHASNLGAAMAQDLAEKLGIPAYIVDPVSVDELEPVARISGLAELPRVSLSHTLNSKAVGRKVASLLGKEYGEVRLIVAHLGTGVSVSAQRYGRTVDVNNAMDEGPFSPDRCGTLPGNQLVRLCYSGLYSEAEMRAKVTSQGGMYSYLGTKDVREAQKMAEAGDAQAKLVLEAMPYQVAKDIGAMAAVLEGQVDAIALTGGIAYAEAIVADIRRRVEFIAPVYVVPGEEELESLALGALRVLRGKEEARRYE
- a CDS encoding IclR family transcriptional regulator translates to MAGEKEGISSVDRALEVLLVLQNYGQEMGVTQIAAAMGLHKSTVHRTLATLEQKGFVQQNMQTGRYWLGLKLYSIAMTMREKLPINRIARPYAQELADSFSEGVHLAVLDRSSEEYPRQIVIDKIESQKILSLTPPVGSTTPAHCSALGKCLLAYAGEAFLNRFLEHPLPAFTEKTITSWDVLQQELAEIRRDGYGTDKDELEWGLTCIAAPILGASGEIVAAISLSGPSSRIQGEQKAQIIAGVRRAAAAISQAMR
- a CDS encoding amino acid ABC transporter ATP-binding protein is translated as MKMIRAIDIHKQFSGVEVLKGISLEVEKGEVVAIIGPSGSGKSTFLRCLNRLEQIDSGLLEIEGEQLAGPGPGGACQYADEGRARQICSKMGMVFQHFNLFPHLTVLQNLLEAPMTVKSMKKDEILPLAEELLNKVGLLVKKDSYPSSLSGGQKQRVAIARALAMQPDIMLFDEPTSALDPELTGEVLKAMRQLAEERMTMVVVTHEMGFAREVANRVIFMDQGEIVEEGLPEQIFRAPQQQRTREFLDKIL
- a CDS encoding amino acid ABC transporter permease → MEYILNIVGPMLEGTVVTLKMFFVTIVLSLPLGLGLALGRISRYGWLQRFIGMYIWLFRGTPLMLQLLFVYFALPLIPYVGVKLSDFSAAMLAFVLNYAAYFAEIFRAGIQSIEKGQYEGAKVLGMNYVQTMRRIVLPQVIRRVLPPISNETITLVKDTSLIYVLAMDDLLRTARALVQRDFSTTPFLVAAVFYLVMTLVLTWGFQWLEKRYNTYEE
- a CDS encoding P-II family nitrogen regulator translates to MDAITKVEIITRPHKLDELKEALNAIGVTGMTVSQVFGYGSTKGHTEVYRGHEYAINLLPKIKVETVVCEVPVERVVETAKRVLRTGEIGDGKIFIHPLVNAVRIRTGEEGPDAIKEPTRS
- a CDS encoding ammonium transporter, with amino-acid sequence MEISVHSLAVGLDTVWVLLCAALVFLMEAGFAMLEAGFIQSRNSLNIIMKVLVDCAAGMLGYFAAGFALMYGADAAGLIGTNGFWVSGDLSHLNLKIPIYAFWLFQAAFAIAMATIVSGAVAERMKFAPYIIFSFVATVVIYPLAGHWVWSSEGWLNQLGMLDFAGSAAIHALGGWSALAAVWVLGPRTGRFNKDGSANVMPGHNLPLAALGAFILWFGWFGFNPGSTLSGLDTNIARIAVNTNLAAAAGGMAATLLTLFRYGKADPSMAINGALGGLVAITAGCAYVEPISSIVIGAIAGVLIIAAVPFFDSLRADDPVGAIAVHGVCGTFGTVAVGVFAEKGGLLYGGGTDLLFIQLLGVLAVSLWGFGATYAAFSALKAICGIRVSVEDEHEGLDLSEHGITAYSELEYGALKPLHHPILRTTPRAAKEEEIRSV
- a CDS encoding LysR family transcriptional regulator translates to MNPLDILHLTYFVEVARQESFTKASETLFVSQSSISKLIKNLESELGLPLFDRTPRGVCLTEGGVRLFEKAKVILDTFHGIHDDLSVFTSTPRGRLRIGIPPLVQTLDNLPRIVAEFKMLHPLIQLSLIEVGSRMVERKIDNGELDVGIVVLPTKAEAELELVSFLQEPLQLIVHKEHPLAQRPAADISGLREESFVLYRDDFALRDHIMDTCRTHGFTPKIVCETAQWDFMVDIVASKLGIAFLPRSVCLKIHNDNIQILPLISEIKPWHLAFAWKNTNLHQATRAWLEYAFQIFGIQHQVFNLAEHHDNS